A single region of the Ziziphus jujuba cultivar Dongzao chromosome 10, ASM3175591v1 genome encodes:
- the LOC107410820 gene encoding protein DAMAGED DNA-BINDING 2 produces the protein MSLRTRRTASFPKVVIARDTDSEESSSDEEEEEEEEEEEEEVEEEEKVEKKVLVKESGVEKEKSLDAKGKGKKPISITLKKICKVCRKAGHEAGFKGATYIDCPMKPCFLCKMPGHTTMTCPHRVATEFGVIPAPGKKTHKPFEYLFERQLRPGLPRIKPAYIIPDELSAAVIKYHSRRVTSLEFHPTNNKILLSGDKKGQVGVWDFYKVDEKIVYGNIHSCIVNNMRFNPTKDDMVYTASSDGTISCTDLETGISLPLMDTNPNGWQGPNSWKMLYGMDINKDKGAVLVADNFGYLYLVDTRSNQRVGKEVLIHKRGSKVVGLHCNPVQPDLLLSCGNDHFARIWDMRRLEANSSLSELGHKRVVNSAYFSPVSGNKILTTSQDNRLRVWDSIFGNLDSPSREIVHSHDFNRHLTPFRAEWDPKDPSESLAVVGRYISENYNGAALHPIDFIDISTGQLVAEVKDPNITTISPVNKLHPREDVLASGSSRSLYIWRPKDNSESVEQKEERKLLVCASERKKRMRSGKFGDESDDSDDDSFSGKGKNSKSRKSTYKTKLI, from the exons ATGTCGTTGCGAACGAGAAGGACGGCGTCGTTCCCGAAAGTCGTCATTGCCAGAGACACGGACTCCGAGGAAAGCTCTTCCgatgaggaggaggaggaagaagaagaagaagaagaagaagaagtggaagaggaagagaaagtagAAAAGAAAGTTTTGGTGAAAGAGAGTGGAGTGGAAAAAGAGAAGTCTTTGGACGCcaaaggaaaagggaaaaaaccCATCTCTATAACTCTCAAGAAAATTTGCAAA GTATGTAGAAAGGCGGGTCATGAAGCGGGATTCAAAGGGGCTACTTACATTGACTGCCCAATGAAACCGTGCTTCCTTTGCAAAATGCCTG GCCACACTACGATGACATGCCCACATAGAGTGGCTACTGAGTTTGGGGTCATTCCAGCACCCGGCAAAAAAACCCATAAACCATTCGAGTATTTATTTGAGCGCCAGCTTAGACCTGGCCTTCCTCGA ATCAAGCCAGCATATATTATTCCAGATGAATTGAGTGCTGCAGTTATCAAATACCACAGCAGGCGGGTTACTTCCTTAGAGTTCCATCCAACAAACAACAAGATCCTTTTATCAGGAGATAAG AAAGGACAAGTTGGAGTCTGGGATTTCTACAAAGTAGATGAAAAGATTGTCTATGGAAACATACACTCGTGTATTGTCAACAACATGAG GTTTAATCCTACAAAAGATGATATGGTTTATACTGCATCATCAGATGGAACCATTAGTTGCACTGATTTGGAGACTGGTATTTCATTACCTCTGATGGACACAAACCCCAATGGGTGGCAG GGCCCAAACAGCTGGAAAATGCTTTATGGCATGGATATCAACAAAGACAAAGGTGCTGTTCTTGTTGCTGATAATTTTGGTTATCTTTACTT GGTGGATACTCGCTCCAACCAAAGAGTTGGCAAGGAAGTTTTGATCCATAAGAGAGGGAGCAAAGTTGTTGGACTCCACTGCAATCCTGTTCAACCAGACCTTCTTTTAAGCTGTGGAAATGATCACTTT GCTCGTATATGGGACATGCGGCGACTTGAAGCTAATTCTTCCCTTAGTGAACTTGGGCACAAGCGTGTTGTTAACTCTGCATACTTTTCTCCAGTATCTGGCAACAAAATTCTTACCACCTCGCAGGACAACCGTCTCCGAGTATGGGATtctatttttggtaatttggATTCACCCAGCCGTGAGATTGTACACAGTCATGATTTTAATCGTCATTTGACTCCTTTCCGAGCAGAATGGGATCCTAag GACCCATCAGAGTCCCTTGCTGTTGTTGGTCGTTACATAAGTGAAAACTATAATGGGGCTGCCCTGCATCCAATTGATTTCATAGACATCAGTACCGGGCAACTAGTTGCTGAGGTCAAGGATCCAAACATTACAACTATTAGTCCTGTGAACAAATTACATCCAAGGGAGGATGTTTTGGCATCTGGTAGTTCAAG GTCACTTTACATTTGGCGGCCGAAGGATAATTCTGAGTCTGTGGAACAGAAGGAAGAACGAAAGCTGCTTGTTTGTGCTAGTGAACGGAAGAAGCGCATGCGGAGTGGTAAATTTGGGGATGAAAGCGATGATTCCGATGATGACTCATTCAGTGGCAAAGGCAAGAATTCAAAGTCTAGAAAATCAACATATAAAACAAAACTAATCTAG